GATGCTGGTGACGAGTTCCGGGGGGATCAGGACGCCGGCCTCGGCGAGGGCGGCGGTGTGGCCGGCGAAGCGGGAGGTGGAGGCGAGCCAGTCGACGGGGCCGTTGATGAAGCCAATCCGCCGGTGGCCGAGCGCGACCAGGTGGGCGGTGAGGTTGCGGGCGCCGGTGAAGTGGGACGCGGAGACGGCGGCGATGTCCCGGGGGACGGGCGTGCGCGGGTCGATGACCACGAACGGGACGTCCTGGCGGCGCAGTCGCTCCAGTTCGGCGCTCTCCTCGACCGGGAGGATCAGCAGCGCCCCGGCGAGGTCGCGGCGGCGCGGCAGCCCGGCGAGCGCCCCGTTGCGCTGGGCGGAGCCGCCCGCGCTGAGGATCAGTTCCCGCCCGTGCCGGTCGAGCGCCTCGGCGACGGCGGTGACGATGGTGCCGAAGTAGTCGGTGAGCAGGTACGGGCAGCGGACGAAGACCGCGCCCGGCGGGGTGGCGGCCCGTCGGGCGGCGGCTGCCGCGCTCGCGGTCGCACTCGCGGACTCGGGCGTGCCGAGCTGGTGCATCGCGTCCCGGACGGCGGCCCTGGTGGGCTCGGAGACGGCGGCCTGACCGGTGAGGACGCGGGAGACCGTCGCGGGGGAGACCCCGGCGGCGGCC
This is a stretch of genomic DNA from Kitasatospora fiedleri. It encodes these proteins:
- a CDS encoding LacI family DNA-binding transcriptional regulator yields the protein MGRPKSTRVTVRDIAAAAGVSPATVSRVLTGQAAVSEPTRAAVRDAMHQLGTPESASATASAAAAARRAATPPGAVFVRCPYLLTDYFGTIVTAVAEALDRHGRELILSAGGSAQRNGALAGLPRRRDLAGALLILPVEESAELERLRRQDVPFVVIDPRTPVPRDIAAVSASHFTGARNLTAHLVALGHRRIGFINGPVDWLASTSRFAGHTAALAEAGVLIPPELVTSIEPTSDWGHTAAARLLDLPRPPTALVAFNDKAAIGALRAAHERGLRIPDDLSIAGFDDDYLSRTSIPTLTTVRQPLEELGGLAVSLLLRLIEGTALEALHVELATELIIRDSTGPVPDN